In a single window of the Myxococcus guangdongensis genome:
- a CDS encoding J domain-containing protein produces the protein MGAPRAAPANRPPSGAVPAISPVVPPIAPAVPSIAPATGAPSVPSIAPATGASSVPPIAPATGAPTVPSIAPATGIPAAPRGPALTPRPPPTLAVGQLAPPPPPPSVPVHRPGARPTMSLPAIAPSDLAPRPPVPGIPPVAAPRVPAVSPITPAIPSVAPMTPPPPPPGALSPPPPPSAAKGPGLDGQQLADLASRCAKLEQLDYFEVLLLERTATPSDIKKAFYRESRTYHPDRFFHITDKQLKEQVHELYKRVTEAYYVLRDDTKRKKYVSDVTGPERAQKLRYTDASEAETKAAAKKEQEEQIGTHPKGRQFYQQAQKDIDAGNWSAAERNLKMALTYEPSNPRYKENLAEAQKRLQEEAKGKGDSFKIR, from the coding sequence GTGGGAGCACCTCGCGCGGCGCCCGCGAACCGTCCTCCCTCGGGAGCCGTTCCCGCCATCTCTCCCGTCGTTCCGCCCATCGCGCCCGCGGTGCCGTCCATCGCGCCGGCCACGGGCGCCCCCTCGGTGCCCTCCATCGCGCCGGCCACGGGCGCATCCTCGGTGCCTCCCATCGCTCCGGCCACGGGCGCACCCACGGTGCCCTCCATCGCGCCCGCGACGGGCATCCCCGCCGCGCCGCGCGGTCCGGCCCTGACGCCGCGCCCGCCTCCGACGCTCGCCGTGGGCCAGCTCGCCCCTCCACCGCCCCCGCCCTCGGTGCCCGTGCATCGCCCCGGCGCCCGGCCCACCATGTCGTTGCCGGCCATCGCGCCGTCGGACCTCGCGCCCCGGCCTCCCGTCCCGGGCATCCCGCCGGTCGCCGCTCCGCGCGTGCCCGCGGTCAGCCCCATCACCCCGGCCATCCCGTCCGTGGCGCCAATGACGCCGCCACCTCCACCGCCGGGCGCGCTGTCACCCCCGCCGCCTCCGAGCGCCGCCAAGGGCCCCGGGCTCGACGGGCAACAGCTCGCGGACCTCGCGTCACGCTGCGCGAAGCTCGAGCAGCTCGACTACTTCGAGGTGCTCCTGCTGGAGCGCACGGCCACGCCCTCGGACATCAAGAAGGCGTTCTACCGGGAGAGCCGCACCTACCACCCGGACCGCTTCTTCCACATCACGGACAAGCAGCTCAAGGAGCAGGTCCACGAGCTCTACAAGCGCGTCACCGAGGCCTACTACGTCCTGCGCGACGACACGAAGCGCAAGAAGTACGTCTCCGACGTGACGGGCCCCGAGCGCGCCCAGAAGCTGCGCTACACCGACGCCTCCGAGGCGGAGACGAAGGCCGCCGCCAAGAAGGAGCAGGAAGAACAGATCGGCACCCACCCCAAGGGCCGCCAGTTCTACCAGCAGGCGCAGAAGGACATCGACGCGGGCAACTGGTCCGCCGCCGAGCGCAACCTCAAGATGGCCCTCACCTACGAGCCCTCCAATCCGCGCTACAAGGAGAACCTCGCCGAGGCCCAGAAGCGCCTCCAGGAAGAAGCCAAGGGCAAGGGCGACTCGTTCAAGATCCGCTGA
- the dnaK gene encoding molecular chaperone DnaK — protein sequence MSDDIAIGIDLGTSYSCVSVVQDGQPIVIPNEWGETTHASCVSFLEDGSVLVGNAAKKNIITSPETTVYSAKRLIGRYYFSDEVKKAQAVMPYRIVEGENNSVRIGVRERAYSLPEISALVLKEMKAVAETYLGREVTKAVVTVPAYFNDNQRQATKDAGRIAGLEVLRILNEPTAAALAYGFGRDVNQRVVVYDLGGGTFDVSILEIGKDVFEVLATAGDTYLGGDDFDDRIMTYLADDFLNKTRLDLRQNKFCLQMLKEAAEKAKIDVGQTGSADILCQGICQDAQGNVMDLRNTLNQDQFNKMVMDLVQRTFKVCDEALQSARLTAADIDAVILVGGPTRLPIIRNSVKHYFQRAPLEGVNPDQVVAMGAALQSHALLDSKTETFLVDVTPLTLRIGTVGGYTEKIIDKNTPVPIDRSKAFTTSRDGQEKVKIRVYQGESNRADECEMLGEFEFAGFRIGYRGEVKIEVTFEINTDGLVNVSACDTETGQKTSTTITLSSGMSEADIQKSIQTNRSTRLAGHNSDLPAVAQ from the coding sequence ATGTCGGACGACATCGCAATCGGCATCGACCTCGGCACGTCGTATTCGTGCGTGTCGGTGGTCCAGGACGGGCAGCCCATCGTCATCCCCAACGAGTGGGGTGAGACGACGCATGCCTCCTGCGTGTCCTTCCTCGAGGACGGCTCGGTGCTGGTGGGCAATGCCGCCAAGAAGAACATCATCACCAGCCCCGAGACGACGGTGTACTCGGCGAAGCGGCTCATCGGCCGGTACTACTTCTCCGATGAGGTGAAGAAGGCCCAGGCGGTGATGCCCTACCGGATTGTCGAGGGCGAGAACAACTCGGTGCGCATCGGCGTGCGCGAGCGCGCGTACTCGCTGCCGGAGATCTCCGCGCTGGTGCTCAAGGAGATGAAGGCCGTCGCGGAGACGTACCTGGGCCGCGAGGTGACGAAGGCCGTCGTCACCGTCCCCGCGTACTTCAACGACAACCAGCGTCAGGCGACCAAGGACGCGGGCCGCATCGCGGGGCTGGAGGTGCTGCGCATCCTCAACGAGCCCACCGCGGCGGCGCTCGCGTACGGGTTCGGACGGGACGTCAACCAGCGCGTCGTCGTCTACGACCTGGGCGGCGGCACGTTCGACGTGTCCATCCTGGAGATCGGCAAGGACGTCTTCGAGGTGCTGGCGACGGCGGGCGACACGTACCTGGGCGGCGACGACTTCGACGACCGCATCATGACGTACCTGGCGGACGACTTCCTGAACAAGACGCGGCTGGACTTGCGACAGAACAAGTTCTGCCTGCAGATGCTCAAGGAGGCTGCGGAGAAGGCGAAGATCGACGTGGGGCAGACGGGCTCGGCGGACATCCTCTGCCAGGGCATCTGCCAGGACGCGCAGGGCAACGTGATGGACCTGCGCAACACGCTCAACCAGGACCAGTTCAACAAGATGGTGATGGACCTGGTGCAGCGCACGTTCAAGGTCTGCGACGAGGCGCTGCAGAGCGCGCGGCTGACGGCGGCGGACATCGACGCGGTCATCCTGGTGGGTGGGCCCACGCGGCTGCCCATCATCCGCAACTCGGTGAAGCACTACTTCCAGAGGGCGCCGCTGGAGGGAGTCAATCCCGACCAGGTCGTGGCGATGGGCGCCGCGCTGCAGTCGCACGCGCTGCTCGACAGCAAGACGGAGACGTTCCTGGTGGACGTCACGCCGCTGACGCTGCGTATCGGCACGGTGGGTGGGTACACCGAGAAGATCATCGACAAGAACACGCCGGTGCCCATCGACCGCTCGAAGGCGTTCACCACCAGCCGTGACGGGCAGGAGAAGGTGAAGATCCGCGTGTACCAGGGCGAGTCCAACCGGGCCGACGAGTGCGAGATGCTCGGCGAGTTCGAGTTCGCGGGCTTCCGCATCGGGTATCGCGGCGAGGTGAAGATCGAGGTCACCTTCGAGATCAACACCGACGGCCTGGTGAACGTGTCCGCGTGCGACACGGAGACGGGTCAGAAGACGTCGACGACGATCACGCTGTCCTCGGGCATGTCCGAGGCGGACATCCAGAAGTCCATCCAGACGAACCGCAGCACCCGGCTGGCTGGGCACAACTCCGACCTGCCCGCCGTGGCCCAGTAG
- a CDS encoding class II glutamine amidotransferase: MSVVLAALTSDPNLLRCELSRLAGQVLVQTEPRANAMGVGAYAQDEVLLRRLADVDEVPSLQSLAPPTESEALLFHAGRLPLGASLEENTQPFRSRRWLFAHQGAISGFDQLRGPLMASLPEHLQRQVRGGTDSEVLFALFLRQLRDVGRTDDPRLEPLVAARLLADTAREVVKRSLELGIPRASTLNLVATNGLLLVASRCGEEPLYYSRLEGGAECEPCGVTASTPESQPAVGAHRRRRTVVVASHLQRPGSWVELPRGTTLAVGLDLQVQLLQGS, translated from the coding sequence ATGTCCGTCGTCCTCGCCGCCCTCACGTCCGACCCGAACCTGCTGAGGTGTGAGCTCTCCCGGCTCGCCGGGCAGGTGCTCGTCCAGACGGAGCCTCGTGCGAACGCGATGGGGGTGGGCGCGTATGCCCAGGACGAGGTCCTCCTCCGGCGGCTCGCCGACGTGGACGAGGTGCCCTCGCTGCAGTCGCTCGCTCCACCCACCGAGTCCGAAGCGCTCCTGTTCCACGCGGGCCGGCTGCCCCTCGGGGCATCGCTTGAGGAGAACACCCAACCGTTCCGCTCGCGCCGGTGGCTGTTCGCCCATCAGGGCGCCATCAGCGGGTTCGACCAGCTGCGCGGGCCGTTGATGGCCTCGCTCCCCGAACACCTCCAACGTCAGGTGCGCGGCGGCACCGACAGCGAGGTCCTCTTCGCGCTCTTCCTGCGTCAGCTCCGCGACGTCGGCCGCACTGATGATCCCCGCCTGGAGCCCCTCGTCGCCGCGCGCCTGCTGGCGGACACCGCGCGCGAGGTCGTCAAGCGCTCCCTGGAGCTGGGCATCCCCCGCGCCTCCACGCTCAACCTGGTGGCCACCAACGGGCTGCTGCTCGTGGCGAGCCGCTGCGGCGAGGAGCCGCTCTACTACTCGCGCCTCGAGGGCGGAGCGGAGTGTGAGCCCTGTGGCGTGACGGCGAGCACCCCGGAGAGTCAGCCCGCCGTCGGCGCGCACCGTCGCCGTCGCACCGTCGTCGTGGCCAGCCACCTCCAACGCCCCGGCAGCTGGGTGGAGCTGCCTCGCGGCACCACGCTCGCCGTGGGCCTGGACCTCCAGGTCCAACTGCTCCAGGGCAGCTGA
- a CDS encoding ATP-binding protein, whose protein sequence is MPSPLPASATLDPHLSVSVRHPVDAVVAASLSRRFARESGLSAASSAEVAVVVSELATNLVRHTPVGGTVELWREDTWLCIRARDRGPGMTEPERLFLGREGRPGPLPGESLGEGGAAVRRLTDEVRVSNREGGGLEVFARKRMKLEASKPW, encoded by the coding sequence TTGCCGTCGCCTCTGCCTGCCTCCGCCACGCTGGACCCGCACCTGTCGGTGTCCGTCCGACACCCCGTGGACGCGGTGGTGGCCGCCTCGCTGAGCCGGCGCTTCGCGCGGGAGTCGGGGTTGTCGGCGGCGTCCAGCGCGGAGGTGGCGGTGGTGGTGAGCGAGCTGGCCACCAACCTGGTGCGCCACACGCCGGTGGGCGGCACCGTGGAGCTGTGGCGCGAGGACACCTGGCTGTGCATCCGCGCGCGGGACAGGGGCCCGGGCATGACGGAGCCGGAGCGCCTCTTCCTGGGCCGCGAGGGCCGGCCCGGGCCGCTGCCCGGGGAGAGCCTGGGCGAGGGCGGCGCGGCGGTGCGGCGGCTGACGGACGAGGTCCGCGTGTCCAACCGCGAGGGGGGTGGCCTGGAAGTGTTCGCTCGCAAGCGCATGAAGCTGGAGGCAAGCAAGCCGTGGTGA
- a CDS encoding ATP-binding protein, which produces MSRGGTSSQLLGVLQHFMSETAARLVLRGTLEPLRLNADTLGTSELPRVIEALEPATRHFVDPSRRPDLSARLKGLLATPTVPSGLGPREPLATSSAPMEARPTTYQVRTEADASQARLAARALCEALGGRGYECQKVATAVSELARNQVSYAGGGTIQLIPVQTPRKLLRVRAEDQGKGIPELERVLSGTYRSKTGMGLGILGVKRLADKFEVKTGPAGTQVEFEVWL; this is translated from the coding sequence GTGAGTCGTGGTGGGACCAGTTCGCAGCTGCTCGGTGTCCTCCAGCACTTCATGTCGGAGACCGCCGCGAGGCTCGTGCTGAGGGGGACCCTGGAGCCGCTGCGGTTGAACGCGGACACGCTGGGCACATCGGAGCTGCCCCGGGTCATCGAGGCGCTGGAGCCGGCCACGCGGCACTTCGTGGACCCGTCGCGACGGCCGGACCTGTCCGCGCGGCTCAAGGGCCTGCTGGCGACGCCCACCGTGCCCAGCGGCCTGGGCCCGCGCGAGCCCTTGGCGACATCCAGCGCGCCCATGGAGGCGCGGCCCACGACGTATCAGGTGCGCACGGAGGCGGACGCCAGCCAGGCGCGGCTCGCGGCGCGCGCCCTGTGCGAGGCCCTGGGCGGCCGCGGCTACGAGTGCCAGAAGGTCGCGACGGCCGTCAGCGAGCTGGCGCGCAACCAGGTGTCCTATGCCGGCGGCGGCACCATCCAGCTCATCCCGGTGCAGACGCCGCGCAAGCTGCTGCGCGTGCGCGCCGAGGACCAGGGCAAGGGCATCCCCGAGCTGGAGCGCGTGCTGTCCGGCACCTACCGGAGCAAGACGGGCATGGGCCTGGGCATCCTGGGCGTCAAGCGGCTGGCGGACAAGTTCGAGGTGAAGACGGGCCCGGCCGGCACCCAGGTGGAGTTCGAGGTGTGGCTGTGA
- a CDS encoding SpoIIE family protein phosphatase → MAVRLAVAHLTRPKPGEVENGDGVVVRSESGVTLLAVVDSLGHGPAAAQATAAATQCLTRMPLTSSVEELVAALHVALKHGRGSAVMLTLFDGRVLHAGGVGNVELRTLGTRVPVLPTPGILGQSFRTLRTVSTPLLPKDRLVLFSDGLSFRLDLEQVRDQTPDAACATLLERFGRATDDATVLVADVEPS, encoded by the coding sequence GTGGCTGTGAGGCTCGCCGTCGCCCACCTGACGCGGCCCAAGCCGGGCGAAGTGGAGAACGGCGACGGCGTGGTGGTGCGCTCCGAGTCGGGCGTCACGCTGCTCGCGGTGGTGGATTCGCTGGGCCACGGGCCCGCCGCGGCCCAGGCGACGGCGGCCGCCACGCAGTGCCTGACGCGGATGCCGCTGACGTCCTCGGTGGAGGAGCTGGTGGCCGCGCTGCACGTGGCGCTCAAGCACGGCCGGGGCTCCGCGGTGATGCTGACCCTGTTCGACGGGCGCGTCCTGCACGCTGGCGGCGTGGGCAACGTGGAGCTGCGCACGCTGGGCACGCGGGTGCCGGTGCTCCCCACGCCGGGCATCCTCGGCCAGTCGTTCCGGACGCTGCGCACCGTGTCCACGCCGCTGTTGCCCAAGGACCGCCTGGTCCTCTTCTCAGACGGCCTGAGCTTCCGCCTGGACCTGGAACAGGTCCGGGACCAGACCCCCGACGCGGCCTGCGCGACGCTCCTCGAGCGCTTCGGCCGCGCCACCGATGACGCCACCGTGCTGGTGGCGGACGTGGAGCCTTCATGA
- a CDS encoding STAS domain-containing protein: MSHPEFPPSSRDLSRIPIIQLWGQLIVPLQGDITDAQAAQLCSDVLRDIQRTGAKGMVVDISGLWIVDSHLCAVLARLAGSAWLMGTRTVLCGMGADVALTLQSMGIQLDGVETALGLEEGLLLLGVRAVGARTEESEREEAQRLADEMLGLAPAGPSRNVV; the protein is encoded by the coding sequence ATGAGCCACCCTGAATTCCCTCCGTCCTCGCGCGACTTGTCACGCATCCCCATCATCCAGCTGTGGGGGCAGCTCATCGTCCCCCTGCAGGGCGACATCACCGACGCGCAGGCCGCGCAGCTCTGCTCGGACGTGCTGCGTGACATCCAGCGCACCGGCGCCAAGGGGATGGTGGTGGACATCTCCGGCTTATGGATCGTCGACAGCCACCTGTGCGCGGTGCTGGCGCGGCTCGCGGGCTCGGCCTGGCTGATGGGCACGCGCACCGTGCTGTGCGGCATGGGCGCGGACGTGGCGCTGACGCTCCAGAGCATGGGCATCCAGCTGGACGGCGTGGAGACGGCGCTGGGGCTGGAGGAGGGGCTGTTGCTGCTCGGCGTCCGGGCGGTGGGCGCGCGCACGGAGGAGTCCGAGCGCGAGGAGGCGCAGCGGCTCGCCGACGAGATGCTCGGCCTCGCCCCCGCGGGGCCCTCGCGCAACGTCGTCTGA
- a CDS encoding STAS domain-containing protein translates to MSHTPSAPLSIAPERVGRIIDVLSLISVGEFSSERTTIDIRDQDELAALEETLNIFVRELASTRREHEEALTRLATSHRELEEKLATIDRQRDAIRDLSTPIIELWDDVLTLPIVGVVDTQRAMEMTERLLRRVVQGKARCVIIDITGVEVVDTMTANHFIKMVGSARLLGAYCVVTGISPVIAQTLVQIGVDLREVRTLGSLKEGLRDCFLHLNGPGASAGPHR, encoded by the coding sequence ATGAGCCACACCCCGTCCGCCCCGTTGTCCATCGCCCCCGAGCGTGTCGGCCGCATCATCGACGTGCTGTCGCTCATCTCCGTGGGAGAGTTCTCCTCGGAGCGCACCACCATCGACATCCGCGACCAGGACGAACTGGCGGCGCTCGAGGAGACGCTCAACATCTTCGTGCGCGAGCTGGCCTCCACCCGCCGCGAGCACGAGGAGGCGCTCACGCGCCTGGCGACGAGCCACCGGGAGCTGGAGGAGAAGCTGGCCACCATCGACCGTCAGCGCGACGCCATCCGGGACCTGTCCACGCCCATCATCGAGCTGTGGGACGACGTCCTCACGCTGCCCATCGTCGGCGTGGTGGACACCCAGCGCGCCATGGAGATGACCGAGCGGCTCCTGCGCCGCGTGGTCCAGGGCAAGGCCCGCTGTGTCATCATCGACATCACCGGCGTGGAGGTGGTGGACACGATGACGGCCAACCACTTCATCAAGATGGTGGGCTCGGCGCGGCTGCTCGGCGCCTACTGCGTGGTGACGGGCATCAGCCCGGTGATTGCGCAGACGCTGGTCCAGATTGGCGTGGACCTGCGGGAGGTGAGGACGCTCGGCAGCCTCAAGGAAGGCCTGCGCGACTGCTTCCTGCACCTGAATGGCCCCGGAGCGTCCGCGGGCCCCCACCGCTGA
- a CDS encoding T9SS type A sorting domain-containing protein, whose product MKLLRTALASLCLASLLTACGEPSPEDASGSLDTSVQELPPFPDPNEEEPGGGGCGGCGGGSTPVTISTAQNTTPPVYINANTPMYPLAYGRPRDWCRQSSYVSMSYTSPLSSGGSLTFSGVVAPSTKVNISIYDTLGNLVKTHQTHHSHDNCVIAHQQEVTNTYGLTAGTYLVYASYWFIGIYLNDGWYFNGGQGPLAYTNDYVGSFVIQ is encoded by the coding sequence ATGAAGCTGTTGCGTACGGCCCTTGCCTCGCTGTGCCTCGCCTCCCTGCTCACCGCCTGCGGCGAGCCCTCGCCGGAGGACGCGTCCGGTTCGCTCGACACGAGCGTGCAGGAGCTCCCGCCCTTCCCGGACCCCAACGAGGAGGAGCCGGGTGGGGGAGGCTGCGGCGGCTGTGGCGGCGGCTCCACGCCCGTCACCATCAGCACGGCGCAGAACACCACGCCGCCCGTCTACATCAACGCCAACACCCCCATGTACCCGCTGGCCTACGGGCGCCCCCGGGACTGGTGCCGGCAGTCGAGCTACGTGTCGATGAGCTACACCAGCCCGCTGAGCTCCGGCGGCTCGCTCACCTTCAGCGGTGTCGTCGCGCCGAGCACCAAGGTGAACATCTCCATCTACGACACGCTGGGCAACCTGGTGAAGACGCACCAGACGCACCACTCGCACGACAACTGCGTCATCGCGCACCAGCAGGAGGTCACCAACACCTACGGCCTGACGGCCGGCACCTACCTGGTCTACGCGTCGTACTGGTTCATCGGCATCTACCTGAACGACGGCTGGTACTTCAACGGCGGCCAGGGCCCGCTGGCGTACACGAACGACTACGTGGGCTCGTTCGTCATCCAGTGA